In Mangrovibacterium diazotrophicum, one genomic interval encodes:
- a CDS encoding rhodanese-like domain-containing protein, translating to MKEQIAFYKQKLQYETDAWDLAEALKKKNDIIVVDARSAEAWDKEHIPGSINFPHREINIESTEKLDRAKLYVTYCDGIGCNASTKAAFQLSRLGFRVKELIGGLEWWKRDGYETQGKFAENKEFTNCGC from the coding sequence ATGAAAGAACAAATTGCCTTCTACAAACAGAAATTACAATACGAAACTGACGCCTGGGATTTAGCTGAAGCACTCAAAAAGAAAAACGACATCATCGTCGTGGATGCCCGCTCGGCTGAAGCCTGGGACAAAGAACACATTCCCGGCTCAATCAATTTCCCGCATCGCGAAATCAACATCGAATCGACGGAGAAACTCGATCGCGCAAAGCTTTACGTCACTTATTGCGACGGCATTGGCTGCAATGCCTCAACGAAAGCCGCTTTTCAACTTTCCAGATTGGGATTTCGAGTGAAAGAATTAATCGGTGGACTGGAATGGTGGAAGCGCGATGGCTACGAGACACAAGGGAAGTTTGCAGAAAACAAAGAATTTACCAACTGCGGGTGCTAG
- a CDS encoding CPBP family intramembrane glutamic endopeptidase — MQPNYPSAYQSILLLLRLVLIIAALLIPYCIVRFIINDSTTITRLDAFYFYTSKILAQILVFYWAYKRVQKEDLYSLSDELSPSLNSSLLWAILGGLALIFLMEPIEQFVPATSTVQIYFSNLSTNKFGSFLYVVLISPVLNELIFRSIILRGFLKNYKPGLAILGTALLFSIFHVSLLQAVISFILSLFIGFVYWQTRSLLLCIILHILNNAVAYIIIVYSGQIESISSLIPDTKIYLFLYLLAAAALSITLLQIYKKNQVEI, encoded by the coding sequence ATGCAGCCAAACTACCCATCGGCCTATCAATCAATATTGTTATTGCTACGTCTCGTACTAATAATAGCTGCATTATTAATTCCGTATTGTATCGTCCGCTTTATCATCAATGATTCCACCACGATCACAAGACTGGACGCATTTTATTTTTACACTTCAAAAATCCTTGCTCAAATACTCGTTTTTTACTGGGCTTACAAGCGAGTACAAAAAGAGGATTTATACAGCCTGTCGGATGAATTGTCGCCCTCGCTGAACTCCAGCTTACTATGGGCGATTCTGGGGGGGCTGGCTTTAATCTTCCTGATGGAACCGATTGAACAGTTTGTACCGGCAACCAGTACTGTACAAATCTATTTCTCCAACCTCTCAACCAATAAGTTTGGCTCGTTCCTTTACGTCGTTCTGATATCGCCGGTATTAAACGAGCTGATATTCCGGTCGATTATTCTGCGCGGCTTTTTGAAAAATTACAAACCCGGCCTTGCCATATTAGGAACCGCCTTACTCTTCTCTATATTCCATGTTTCGTTACTGCAAGCGGTTATTTCATTTATTTTAAGTTTATTCATCGGCTTTGTTTATTGGCAAACACGCTCCTTGCTGTTATGCATCATTCTGCATATACTCAACAATGCCGTTGCGTACATCATCATCGTTTATTCAGGGCAAATAGAAAGCATATCCAGCTTAATTCCGGATACAAAAATTTACCTCTTTCTCTATCTGCTTGCGGCAGCGGCTCTGTCAATCACGCTTCTTCAGATCTATAAAAAGAATCAAGTCGAAATTTAG
- a CDS encoding MFS transporter — translation MPHRKSIIENRNLQLIFGVTLVAVMGVASITPAFPEVIQYFHITARQVGWLIVSFTLPGIFLTPLTGILADRLGRKVILIPSLVLFGLAGFACFFVRDFYWLLLLRFVQGVGASSLASINITLIGDLFSGNDRVAAMGYNASVLSIGTASYPAIGGLLTVMGWQFVFLLPILSVPLAILVLLYLHNPEPAGQTTLSTYFSNVWQTVNRKIVWGLFGANILLFVILYGAYLTYFPLLLRSRLDSGSVIIGGAMSLMSAVTALTSFQMPRINRLLSPKKQLLFASMFYLVSMLILGRSFNWGSIITGIVVFGLGHGVLIPALQNMMVGLASIQERAAFMSLNSMVLRVGQTLGPLLIGVFYEFGGIRTAFAGGAAVAVLMFLLILILVNPSKEDAVTQKSKAG, via the coding sequence ATGCCGCATCGAAAATCAATCATCGAAAATAGGAATTTACAGTTGATTTTTGGGGTGACGCTCGTTGCTGTGATGGGCGTGGCGAGTATTACGCCGGCTTTTCCGGAAGTGATTCAGTATTTCCATATCACCGCCCGGCAGGTTGGCTGGTTGATTGTTTCTTTTACGCTGCCCGGAATTTTCCTGACTCCGCTTACCGGTATTTTGGCGGATCGTTTAGGTCGAAAAGTGATTTTGATTCCGTCGCTGGTCTTGTTCGGGTTGGCCGGTTTTGCTTGTTTCTTTGTCCGCGATTTTTACTGGTTGCTGCTGTTGCGCTTTGTCCAAGGTGTTGGAGCCAGCAGCTTGGCAAGTATCAATATTACCCTGATTGGTGACTTATTCTCCGGTAACGACCGTGTGGCTGCTATGGGCTATAATGCCAGCGTGTTGAGCATCGGCACGGCATCCTATCCTGCCATTGGCGGACTGTTGACTGTCATGGGCTGGCAATTTGTTTTCCTCCTTCCGATTTTATCGGTACCTCTGGCAATTTTGGTTTTGCTCTATTTGCACAACCCCGAACCTGCGGGACAGACCACATTGAGCACTTATTTTTCCAATGTTTGGCAAACGGTGAATCGGAAAATTGTCTGGGGACTTTTCGGTGCTAACATTTTGTTGTTTGTGATTTTGTATGGGGCCTATCTGACTTATTTCCCACTGTTGTTGCGTTCGCGCCTGGATTCGGGATCGGTGATTATCGGCGGAGCCATGTCGCTGATGTCGGCAGTAACTGCGCTCACTTCGTTTCAGATGCCCAGGATTAACAGGCTGCTCAGTCCGAAAAAGCAACTGCTGTTTGCAAGTATGTTTTATTTGGTGTCGATGCTCATATTGGGAAGATCTTTCAATTGGGGCAGCATTATTACCGGGATCGTCGTTTTCGGGCTCGGGCACGGCGTTTTGATTCCGGCTTTGCAGAATATGATGGTTGGTTTGGCCTCAATCCAGGAGAGGGCCGCTTTTATGTCGCTAAATTCGATGGTGTTGCGGGTTGGACAAACCTTGGGGCCGCTGCTGATTGGTGTTTTTTACGAATTTGGAGGAATTCGCACCGCCTTTGCCGGAGGTGCCGCCGTTGCTGTATTGATGTTTTTGCTGATTCTGATCCTGGTGAATCCGTCGAAGGAAGATGCTGTGACACAGAAATCAAAAGCCGGCTAG
- the gdhA gene encoding NADP-specific glutamate dehydrogenase translates to MRTDMNEFMQALIAKTPGETEFHQAVQEVVETIWDVYQKNPRYQKAKILERMVEPERVIMFRVPWIDDKGEVQINRGYRVEFNSALGPYKGGLRFHPTVTLSILKFLGFEQTFKNSLTTLPMGGGKGGSDFSPKGKSDNEIMRFCQSFMTELQRHIGPNTDVPAGDIGVGGREIGYLFGQYKRIRNEFTGVLTGKGLAWGGSLIRPEATGFGAVYFVHHMLDHLGKDIVGQTFAVSGFGNVAWGAITKINELGGKVVTISGPDGYIYDPAGISGEKIDYLLELRETNNDVVEPYANEFGAQFFAGKKPWEQKVDIAIPCATQNEVDLEDAKMLVAKGCFLLAEASNMGCTAEAVEYLADHINYAPGKAVNAGGVAVSGLEMTQNSQRLNWTREEVDARLHLIMKEIHDTCVRYGKNGERINYVKGANVGGFVKVADAMLAQGIV, encoded by the coding sequence ATGAGAACGGACATGAATGAATTTATGCAGGCATTAATTGCCAAGACTCCGGGTGAAACTGAGTTTCACCAAGCAGTTCAGGAAGTAGTAGAAACAATTTGGGACGTTTATCAGAAAAATCCCCGATATCAAAAAGCAAAAATATTGGAACGTATGGTTGAGCCCGAGCGGGTAATCATGTTCCGGGTGCCTTGGATCGACGACAAAGGCGAGGTGCAAATTAACCGCGGTTACCGGGTTGAATTCAATTCAGCATTGGGACCTTATAAAGGCGGTTTGCGCTTTCACCCCACAGTGACGCTTTCAATTCTGAAATTCCTCGGATTCGAGCAGACTTTCAAAAATAGTCTGACCACCTTGCCAATGGGCGGTGGAAAAGGCGGTTCTGATTTCAGCCCGAAAGGAAAATCGGACAATGAAATCATGCGTTTTTGCCAAAGTTTTATGACTGAGCTTCAACGCCACATTGGACCGAATACCGATGTTCCGGCTGGTGATATTGGTGTTGGCGGTCGCGAAATCGGTTACTTGTTTGGTCAATACAAACGGATTCGGAACGAGTTTACAGGTGTGCTCACCGGAAAAGGCCTGGCTTGGGGCGGAAGTTTGATTCGTCCGGAGGCAACTGGCTTTGGTGCTGTTTACTTTGTGCACCACATGCTTGATCATTTGGGAAAAGACATTGTCGGGCAGACCTTTGCCGTTTCCGGATTTGGAAACGTTGCCTGGGGCGCGATCACCAAGATTAATGAGCTCGGCGGAAAAGTTGTGACAATCTCCGGCCCCGATGGCTATATTTACGATCCTGCTGGTATCAGTGGTGAGAAGATCGATTATTTGCTGGAGTTGAGAGAAACCAATAACGATGTTGTTGAACCATACGCCAACGAATTTGGCGCACAATTCTTCGCCGGGAAGAAGCCATGGGAGCAAAAGGTCGACATTGCCATTCCTTGTGCCACGCAGAACGAGGTGGATTTGGAAGACGCCAAAATGTTGGTGGCAAAAGGCTGCTTCTTGTTAGCTGAAGCTTCCAATATGGGATGTACAGCCGAGGCTGTAGAATATTTGGCAGACCATATTAATTATGCACCGGGAAAAGCTGTCAATGCTGGTGGCGTTGCTGTGTCCGGGCTCGAAATGACACAGAACAGCCAGCGATTGAATTGGACGCGAGAAGAAGTTGATGCTCGTCTGCATTTGATTATGAAGGAAATTCACGATACCTGTGTTCGGTACGGAAAAAACGGCGAGCGGATTAACTATGTGAAGGGTGCCAACGTTGGGGGCTTTGTGAAAGTTGCCGACGCTATGCTGGCACAGGGCATTGTATAA
- a CDS encoding pyruvate kinase — protein sequence MTIEELIDQLLKIRESILACETEYKPLIDSVHPNYHYSARNFVRYLRLRTFELRPIQEELSALGLSSIGHSERYVLANIENILYFLHLYVGQSFQGRFGLGEHPVNYFKSLHVLDENTDRLLGKSNQPFHTRIMVTLPTSAAEDKQLIRDLMDAGMENARINCSHDSQTEWARMAANVREIAVETKRDCKVYMDLPGPKLRTEQIVRLGENAGSKDFVRLEAGDYLRVDVAERNDMVFGSEKASVVISIASVVADVKVGERIWFDDGKIGGMIEAVLPDSFLVKIVKAKVGGTKLKAEKGINLPDTKLNLPSLPDEDLENLPFILKHADLLGYSFVRTAADVEFLQQKLKEHGREDIGVVLKIENEEAFSNVPELILTAMRSPNIGLMIARGDLAVELGPERISEVQEMLLWLCEAAFIPNIWATQVFEHLAKEGIATRAEITDASMSARSECVMLNKGDHIVETVRILSSILGRMEAHQYKKKGTLRPLNVASRFLDQRNRGVDMIK from the coding sequence ATGACAATAGAAGAATTAATCGATCAATTGCTGAAAATAAGAGAGTCAATTTTAGCTTGTGAAACAGAATACAAGCCACTGATTGATTCCGTTCACCCGAATTATCATTACTCGGCCCGGAACTTTGTCCGCTACCTGCGGCTACGAACTTTCGAGTTGCGCCCCATTCAGGAGGAGTTGTCGGCGCTGGGCTTGTCGTCAATCGGTCACTCCGAACGTTATGTGTTGGCCAATATCGAAAATATCCTGTATTTTCTTCATTTGTACGTTGGGCAGTCCTTTCAGGGGCGCTTTGGGCTTGGCGAACATCCGGTCAATTATTTCAAGAGTCTTCATGTTTTGGATGAAAACACCGATCGGCTTTTGGGCAAGTCGAACCAACCCTTTCATACCCGAATCATGGTAACGCTGCCAACATCGGCTGCCGAAGATAAGCAGCTGATTCGTGACCTGATGGATGCGGGGATGGAAAATGCCCGGATAAACTGTAGTCACGATTCGCAAACCGAATGGGCCCGAATGGCTGCAAATGTTCGCGAAATTGCAGTGGAGACCAAGCGCGATTGCAAAGTTTATATGGATCTTCCCGGACCCAAGTTACGTACGGAGCAGATCGTCCGCTTGGGCGAAAATGCAGGCTCGAAAGATTTCGTTCGACTGGAGGCCGGAGATTACTTGCGTGTTGACGTCGCCGAGCGAAACGATATGGTTTTTGGATCCGAAAAAGCGAGTGTTGTGATTTCAATCGCTTCGGTAGTTGCTGATGTGAAAGTTGGCGAACGAATTTGGTTTGACGACGGAAAGATTGGCGGAATGATTGAAGCTGTTCTGCCGGATTCGTTTTTGGTGAAAATCGTAAAAGCGAAAGTTGGCGGAACGAAACTGAAGGCAGAGAAAGGAATTAATTTGCCGGATACCAAGTTGAACCTGCCGTCGCTGCCGGATGAAGACCTTGAAAATCTCCCCTTCATCCTGAAACATGCTGATTTGTTGGGCTACTCGTTTGTACGAACTGCCGCCGATGTTGAATTTCTTCAGCAAAAACTGAAAGAACACGGTCGGGAAGATATTGGCGTGGTGCTGAAAATTGAAAATGAAGAAGCGTTCAGCAATGTGCCGGAACTTATTTTGACAGCGATGCGGAGTCCAAATATCGGGCTGATGATTGCCCGTGGCGATCTGGCTGTTGAGTTGGGACCGGAGCGGATTTCGGAAGTGCAGGAAATGTTGTTGTGGCTTTGTGAGGCAGCTTTCATCCCAAATATTTGGGCCACACAGGTTTTTGAGCACCTGGCGAAAGAAGGAATTGCAACCCGTGCCGAAATTACTGATGCGTCGATGTCGGCTCGTTCCGAATGTGTGATGCTGAACAAGGGCGATCATATTGTTGAGACCGTTCGGATTCTGTCGAGTATCCTGGGGCGGATGGAAGCACATCAGTATAAGAAAAAGGGAACGCTTCGTCCGTTGAATGTTGCTTCGCGCTTTCTGGATCAACGAAATCGGGGAGTCGATATGATCAAATAA
- a CDS encoding TatD family hydrolase produces the protein MLIDTHSHIYTEDFSDDIAEVIQRAYENEVRKIVLPNIDSSTVKKLLDLSEQYPQICYPLMGLHPTSVNEDYEEELELVEFWLQKQKFYGIGEIGIDLYWDKTFVNEQTDAFRRQIRMAIKYDLPIVIHFRESFNEVMAVLQEEKVPGLRGVFHSFSGTIEQAQQVIDLGFKLGVNGVVTFKNSGMDKVIEKVDPSHIILETDAPYLTPVPFRGKRNESSYLIYVARKVAELHGISVQELARRSSQNAESLFQI, from the coding sequence ATGTTGATCGATACACATTCTCACATTTATACGGAAGATTTTTCCGATGACATTGCTGAAGTGATCCAGCGCGCGTACGAAAATGAAGTCCGAAAAATAGTACTCCCGAATATCGACAGTTCCACCGTTAAAAAGCTGCTCGATTTATCGGAACAATACCCGCAAATTTGCTATCCGTTAATGGGACTTCATCCTACATCAGTGAATGAGGATTATGAGGAGGAACTCGAATTGGTTGAGTTCTGGCTTCAAAAACAAAAATTCTACGGGATCGGAGAAATTGGTATCGACCTGTATTGGGACAAGACTTTTGTGAATGAGCAAACAGATGCTTTTCGGCGCCAAATCCGGATGGCTATTAAATATGACTTACCGATCGTCATCCATTTCCGCGAATCGTTTAACGAGGTGATGGCTGTTTTGCAGGAAGAAAAGGTTCCCGGGCTTCGCGGCGTTTTCCATAGTTTTTCCGGAACAATTGAGCAGGCACAGCAAGTAATCGACCTTGGGTTTAAATTGGGCGTAAACGGCGTGGTGACCTTTAAAAATAGCGGGATGGACAAAGTAATTGAAAAGGTTGACCCATCTCATATTATTTTAGAAACAGATGCCCCATATTTGACTCCTGTACCGTTTCGTGGAAAACGTAATGAAAGTTCGTATCTGATTTACGTGGCGAGAAAAGTTGCCGAATTGCACGGAATAAGTGTTCAGGAACTAGCCAGACGATCAAGCCAAAACGCAGAAAGTTTGTTTCAAATTTGA
- the gdhA gene encoding NADP-specific glutamate dehydrogenase: MKKPIESFIDEFMLRVKAQDPNQLEFHQAVHEVIESLAPFLLDHPKYLKMRILERLVEPERVLHFRVPWLDDQGNIQVNRGFRVEMNSAIGPYKGGLRFHPTVNLSIMKFLAFEQTFKNSLTSLPMGGGKGGSDFDPKNKSDLEVMRFCQSFMTELFRHIGPNTDVPAGDIGVGGREIGFLFGQYKRLRNEFTGVLTGKGIEWGGSLIRPEATGYGTVYFAQEMMSTKGEDLKGKVVCISGSGNVAQFAAQKVLELGGKVVTMSDSGGFIHDPDGIDPEKLEFIFQLKNEQRGRIKEYSDKYGCPYHAGQRPWSVACDIALPCATENEVHKEDAEHLLKNGCQVVAEGANMPCTPEAVHLFLKSKILYAPGKAANAGGVAVSGLEMAQNSMRLNWTREEVDARLHTIMKTIHAMCLKHGAQKDGWINYVDGANIGGFVKVAQAMLAQGVV, encoded by the coding sequence ATGAAAAAACCAATTGAAAGCTTCATCGACGAGTTTATGTTACGCGTCAAAGCACAGGATCCCAATCAGCTTGAATTTCACCAGGCCGTGCACGAAGTCATTGAGTCATTGGCTCCCTTTCTTTTAGATCATCCGAAATATTTAAAAATGAGAATCCTGGAACGTTTGGTTGAGCCCGAGCGTGTCCTGCATTTCCGAGTTCCCTGGTTGGACGATCAGGGGAACATCCAGGTGAATCGTGGTTTCCGGGTCGAGATGAACTCCGCGATCGGTCCTTATAAAGGAGGTTTGCGATTTCACCCAACCGTAAATTTAAGTATCATGAAGTTCCTCGCGTTTGAGCAGACCTTTAAAAACAGCCTGACCAGTTTGCCAATGGGTGGAGGAAAGGGAGGTTCGGATTTTGACCCGAAGAATAAATCAGATCTCGAAGTGATGCGCTTTTGCCAAAGCTTCATGACGGAGCTGTTTCGGCATATTGGCCCCAATACCGACGTGCCGGCCGGCGATATTGGTGTTGGTGGTCGCGAAATCGGTTTTTTGTTTGGGCAATACAAACGCTTGCGGAACGAATTTACGGGTGTTTTAACCGGGAAAGGAATTGAATGGGGTGGTAGCCTGATTCGCCCCGAAGCAACGGGTTACGGAACCGTTTATTTCGCACAGGAGATGATGAGTACGAAGGGGGAAGATTTGAAAGGTAAAGTAGTTTGTATTTCCGGATCCGGAAACGTTGCGCAATTCGCAGCTCAAAAGGTGTTGGAGCTGGGGGGTAAAGTTGTCACCATGTCGGACTCCGGTGGTTTTATTCACGATCCGGATGGGATTGATCCGGAGAAACTCGAATTTATATTCCAGCTGAAAAACGAGCAGCGTGGACGAATCAAGGAGTACTCAGATAAGTACGGCTGCCCGTATCATGCAGGTCAGCGGCCCTGGTCGGTTGCCTGCGATATCGCTTTGCCCTGTGCTACCGAAAACGAAGTTCACAAAGAGGATGCCGAGCACTTGCTGAAAAACGGCTGCCAGGTTGTTGCCGAAGGAGCGAATATGCCTTGTACGCCCGAAGCAGTACACCTGTTCCTGAAATCGAAAATATTATATGCTCCGGGTAAGGCCGCAAATGCAGGTGGAGTTGCCGTTTCCGGTTTGGAAATGGCGCAAAACAGCATGCGACTCAATTGGACACGAGAAGAAGTGGATGCCCGCCTGCATACGATTATGAAAACGATTCATGCCATGTGTCTGAAACATGGTGCGCAAAAAGATGGTTGGATTAATTACGTCGACGGGGCCAACATCGGGGGCTTTGTAAAAGTAGCCCAAGCCATGCTGGCTCAAGGGGTTGTTTAG
- a CDS encoding DMT family transporter — protein sequence MSNNFKGIVFTLTSVVMFAFMAVLVRMIPHVSSFHSSFVRFTIGLAIIGILAMFKLIPLKFRDRKTLFIRGLIGGIAVYLFYLAIVRLGIGKGSAYVYSYPAFATLLSMFMLKEKVEGIKFIPIFTSIAGLVLLSLGRTNGAMAGFGWNELIAIGGSITTALAVVYVKKLHHSDNSYAIFFAQSIIGFWLFLIPSGLTQGQGNSFDLTILIILGLVATIGQLFMTEGYRYVNVATGSLFQSMVPVLNLLSGYFIFEEHFSTTETLGAFVIVLSCISLVIINYSIGKRSRILKLVE from the coding sequence ATGTCAAACAACTTTAAAGGGATCGTCTTCACCCTAACATCTGTCGTCATGTTTGCCTTCATGGCCGTTTTGGTTCGAATGATTCCCCACGTCTCATCCTTCCACTCCAGCTTTGTCCGATTCACAATTGGGTTGGCAATCATCGGCATACTGGCCATGTTTAAACTAATCCCGCTCAAATTCCGCGACCGCAAAACCTTGTTCATCCGGGGGCTGATTGGTGGCATCGCGGTTTACCTGTTCTACCTGGCAATCGTTCGGCTTGGAATTGGAAAGGGATCAGCCTACGTTTATTCCTACCCCGCTTTTGCGACCTTGCTTTCCATGTTTATGCTGAAGGAAAAAGTTGAAGGCATCAAGTTCATCCCTATCTTTACCTCCATTGCCGGATTGGTTCTTCTTTCACTTGGCCGCACAAATGGCGCGATGGCAGGATTTGGCTGGAACGAACTAATTGCCATTGGTGGCTCCATCACCACAGCACTGGCCGTCGTTTATGTGAAAAAACTTCACCACAGCGACAACTCCTATGCGATCTTTTTCGCGCAAAGCATCATTGGGTTTTGGCTCTTTCTTATCCCATCCGGATTAACACAAGGCCAAGGAAACTCATTCGACCTGACAATCCTGATCATTCTCGGGCTGGTTGCTACAATAGGACAGCTATTCATGACTGAAGGTTACCGCTACGTGAATGTCGCAACAGGATCACTTTTTCAGTCGATGGTTCCGGTGCTCAATTTACTTTCGGGCTATTTCATTTTCGAAGAACATTTCTCTACAACCGAGACCTTGGGTGCATTCGTCATCGTTTTGTCCTGCATATCGCTGGTCATCATTAACTACAGCATCGGCAAACGCAGCAGAATATTAAAACTGGTTGAGTAA
- a CDS encoding peptidylprolyl isomerase, with protein sequence MKKAEIYTEKGVMKLEFYEDDAPGTVENFVKLSKSGFYDGLTFHRVIPGFVIQGGCPDGTGAGGPGYTIKCELTGEKQYHDRGVLSMAHAGRNTGGSQFFICHNRQNTKHLDRKHTCFGKVYEGLDVIDAIRPGDVIEKIVIIEE encoded by the coding sequence ATGAAAAAAGCAGAGATTTACACGGAAAAGGGTGTCATGAAATTGGAGTTCTACGAAGATGATGCTCCCGGAACAGTAGAAAACTTTGTGAAACTTTCCAAGTCGGGCTTTTACGACGGACTTACATTCCATCGCGTAATTCCTGGTTTCGTAATTCAGGGAGGTTGCCCGGATGGAACAGGAGCAGGCGGCCCAGGCTACACAATTAAATGCGAATTGACCGGCGAAAAACAATACCACGATCGCGGTGTGCTTTCAATGGCACATGCAGGTCGCAACACAGGTGGCTCTCAATTCTTTATTTGCCACAACCGTCAAAACACGAAACACCTCGACCGCAAACACACCTGCTTTGGCAAAGTGTACGAGGGGCTCGATGTGATCGACGCTATCCGGCCGGGCGATGTCATTGAAAAGATTGTAATCATCGAAGAATAA